The Setaria italica strain Yugu1 chromosome VIII, Setaria_italica_v2.0, whole genome shotgun sequence genome includes the window TGTAGACGCGAACAACTTTTTATCCTTGTCGTTGCACCGTGCTGGCAACCCTATCGTTTCCTATAAAAAAGCCAcgtggaaaaaagaaaataaaacagaaaaTGATCAAAGGAAATGTACACTGTGAACCCTTCCCATTAGGTTGGTTAGTTTGCCCGCGTTTGCTGAGTTGCTGAACCTCCTCCCGCGCGTTTCTCTCTCTgccttcctctccctccacgCACAGCCGCTCTCtcgtccccctcctcctccctcttctctctcctcatccCCTTCTCTCCCGCCCCGGCCCGATCGACCCCAAGAACTGCCAAtttcgccctcctcctcctcctctccgcatTCACAAGGTTCCTCGGGCTCGATCgatcagctcctcctcctcctcctcctcctcgccatcaaATAAAATTTCACCGATCCCACGAGCTAGCTAGCCTCgcagaagaaaaaagaacagcTAGGTTATATGTTTCATGGATCGATTCTGTTGAGCTCCTGCGATTCGATTGCTTGGTGCAGCTGGATTCATTCAGAAATTCGATCGCTGAGGAGGGCAGACGGCTTTGTAATTGGTGATCGTCTTGACGAGGCGGAGGTCGTGATCTTCGGCGATGGGGAGGGTCAAACTGAAAATCAAAAAGCTAGAGAACAGCAGCGGGAGGCAGGTCACGTATTCGAAACGGCGGTCGGGCATCCTCAAGAAGGCCAAGGAGCTGTCCATCTTGTGCGACatccatcttctcctcctcatGTTCTCGCCCTCAGAGAAGCCGACCATATGCATCGGCGAGAAGAGGTACCCAAtttctgacctgttgattgatgcTAATTTTGTTCTTGGTTTCAGGAGGCATGCTCATATTAaacagcatgcatgcataataGATTTTCCTGCAAAAGTCCTATGAACATGGCTTACTTTTTTGTACTGAATTTAAAATTTGGGTTGGTTAACTTTTGTGATCGAACCATGATCAAACCGTAAGAAGAATTGATCTATATGTGTGTGTCTTTTCCTGTTTTCAATTCTTTCCATGCTGttgaggttttttttttttgaagcacCATTTCCATTTTACGAATTTTTTCATAGTTCTGTTCTGATAATCCTTACATGAGTAGTTGGAATTTTTTTTCGGTAGGGAAATAGAAACTTAAATAGCATTTCGAATTATTAATAATGCTTGCATGTTTAGCTTTGATACCTTGTTCTATTATTTGCAGTAGCATTGAGGAAGTGATAGCAAAATATGCACAGCTAACCCCTCAGGAAAGGGCTAAAAGGTAGTTTGTGTCCTCTTGATCTTATAAGCATATGCGGTTCATGGGAATATACTAATTGGGAATCATTTCCTTGCGCTGAACAGGAAATTGGAGAGCTTAGAAGTAAGCTGTCTCAACGAATAGATTTATCCACACAGTTATTTTACCATAACACTTTTTCAGAATGACCTCATGATCTGCTTTGCTGTTCAAAAGGCCCTAAAGAAGACTTTCAAGAAGCTAGACCATGACGTAAATATTCAGGACTTCTTAGGCTCTGGGTAATTATGCCAATTTAGATATAGAAATCTCATGGCAACAGAGATGCCTAATTGCTAAGACTGTCACTGACGCTCTGTTTCTTAATCCATTGCAGGGGTCAGACAGTCGAGGTACAGTATAATGAACCAACAACTTGGACGAGCAAGTTCCgtaatttctttcttctttcttcctgtTTCTAATTTTGTTGGATTCAACAATTTGACAGGAGTTATCAAGCCATCTCGGTTCATTGCAATGTCAAATGGCAGAGGTTCAAAAGCGTGTCAGGTGAATAGCATTAACCCACTTAAGCAGCATCATAAATTCTGTTCACTATTCGATAAATGCAATGAGAATACATATCTCCTGAAATCTTCCCATTCAGTGCTCGCTGTAATTTTGCTTTCATGACACGTGATCCTGTAAAGGGGGCTCTTTACGTGTACTGTATTTATGATAAAATTATTGTAGCCTATCATAAAAATAATGGGCAAAAAATGAGAGAAGTGTAACAGCAGGGCGATTTGTTCTTCAGTTATTGGTGTGATCCTGAGAAGGTTGAGAATATCGATCATATAAGAGGAATGGAGCAATCTCTTAAAGACTCTCTTAATCGCATCCGAATCCATAAGGTAGACATCCCTAACCTTCTAGTTAACTTCTTAATTTTGCTTTCAATGTATGATATCTGAAGTATAAATGTCAAGTCAGGTGTTGCCATTGAAAGTACAAATTTCAGTGTTGTCAATGTTGTCACTCAATAATTCTAACTTCTGCATCAATTTGGGCCTCTCAGGAGAACTTCGCAAAGCAACACCTGATCGGCCTGCAGTGTGCTGCTGCTCAGGTAACAAGATTCAGCTTCAGACCTACAATGTCGGCCGGAATACAAGAGGTTTTTCAGGCACATATATCAGAGCTTTTTCAGGTTCAGATATCTGATATAGATGTTACTGCCTACAATTTTTCAGTTCCAGACCGACATGCAGTTGCCTCTAGGACTGACCGGCGATCCGGGCCCTTCGTCGTGGTTCCCAAACGCCGGTGCTGATGGGCAGCAAACGATGATGCTACCGGACGACTCCAGCCTGCTTCATCAGAGGTGAGCTCAAGCCCAAATATGTGCATTGCTCTGAAACATGAAATTCTCTCATGAACTGAACTGTTCTAACTGAAGAAACTTATCTTCTGTTAACTGACGAGCAAACTGTTCTTGACACAGGGACATTGGTTGCTCGACGAGCACGTCGCTGCAGAGCTACCCGGGCTACTTCAGCATGAGCAAGCAATCAACAGACACCGGTGGCGGCAGCGAGCATGGACAGCCGGCAGTGCACCAGCAGCCACCGGACTTCGGCCAGGCCGAGTGCCTGACGTCCCTGCAGCTGGGTGCACCGTTCCAGTACACGCCCTTTGACACAAGCCTCTTCAACGAAAGGATGTTCAGGCCGGATGCCATGGAGCTGCACGACGGCAGTGCAGGCATCGATTTCGGCGGCGGACACTTTGACATGTCCAGGTCCGGTGACGAGGCAAGCTTCCAAAACTGGGCATCAGCAGCATGCGGCGCATCCGTGTTCGAccaccatcagcagcagcagcatcaccaGCAGCAACAGCCATCATCTGCACAAGTGAGTTCCATGTCCGAGGTCACGCAAGTGGCCGTACATAAGAACAAACACCACTTTTTCAAAATTATTCTTACTTTCATTACAACTAATAACAAGTTATTGATTTCAATGATTACATGGGAATTTTTCTATTTACCATGCCAACTCTGTCATACTGTTAGGTAATTTCGCTTTCCTTTTTAACTAACAACACAATGGTTAATTTACTCAATGGCTTATCAAGCCTCTTGCTGTGAATTATTTTGCAAGAAACAACACCAGTGACCTGCTCTTTTCCAAGAATCATGCAATGGAATTATGCAGCCGAAAGTGATCCTTTTCTCCTGCATTGGATCTATAAGTTTTAGCCACTCGTCACAATGACTGAATCTTTGCTTACCATCTTACCTCTATCAAACTGTTAagtaatttctttttcttttataattaaCAACATCGTAGTTAGAATTAGATTGATGTAATGTCTTATCAAACTGTTAagtaatttctttttcttctctattTGATCTATCAATTTTAGCCACTTGTTTAGGACCATGACTGAATCTCTGACAATCATATTCCTGCAGCAACAACTCTAGGACCTACCTCGTTTGATCAGGCCGTTGTTAAGCAAGATCCCTCTCAGCTCCAGCAAGTCGTAATCTGATAATCATATGGCGTCACTGGAGACAATTTTGCTCCCTGAAAGGCGCTATCATACTCATATCATTAAATTAATCAGCAGGGCGAAATGTGCTGGAAATATTGTTGTATAGGGAAATTGTCGATGTAAAATATACATTGATTGTAGCCAATTCTTTCTTGTAAGTATGATGAGATCATCTATCATGTAATCTACGGTATAGCCTGCCATAAAAGAATTGGGCACTTAGTTTCCATGCATTCATTCTTTGTGtaaaaccaaaaaaaataatgGGATAAAAAAGAATAGGACACAAGAAGAAGTGTATTTTCTGGTGGGGCATCATGTAACAATAATCTATTGCTGGATGTACAAGTTCTGGTCGAGGCAAATTTGGATGCACATTTATTCTTAATTTAAAGCCACTTAGTTCCTCCCAAGTCAATCAAGTTTTTTGTTTATTGATTGGATATTGCATTTTGATGTTCATTTGTTGTAAGACACCGCACCCATTAGAATATTTGGCTATTTTTTGCATTtattttcatttcatctaatTCTTGATGTACCTGAATCTGAAACCTTTAacaaaattaagttatattaaAGGATGTGTATCTAGAGCATATACCAACATGAATCTAAGTCATGTTACTTTTTTGGACAGAAATGTGTATCAAACTTCACTGGTTCTGACACTTTCTTGGTACATTAGTTTTAAAATTTTCAGCCCCATTTTAACATAGAAAGTTGCAGACAAAGTTGTATATTATGCAGAGCATACCACTGTACAAAACATCACTCATTTACTATGGGAGGGAATAAAAAGGGATAGAAACTTACAAACATAAATATTAGATAAAATTGCAATGAAAGTCCATAAGTCATTTGAAGTTTGACTTTGCCTCCAATGAGTCATTTTGTTTCAAATGCCCAGCCccactcccccccccccccccctctcaaTGTACATGTGCAAGAGATTAGCATGTTTTAATAAATTACAAACCATCAATGTGATCCTTACCGATATTAGATACTTCTAGGTCTAGGAGTAAAGCCTCGACTGTTTTGGAGATTCTACAAATAAAATTATTGATTAGGGCTTAAATGTTGTCGCACTGATTTATGGAAAAGTTGAATGCAAGCTCTTGGACAAATTTGACTTGGCTAGCTCGACTTGTGGTGGTTCTACATCAGCGAAAACAAGTTGATTCAGTTAAGcagtcttttttttccattctAGGAATTCCTATGCACATTGAGGGGTTCTCATCAAAATTGAGTAAGGGGTGCgcatttgcaaaaaaaagaatgactttTGTGACTTATGGATTTTCTTAATTTTAACTAAATTTTATTGACCTATTTTAGATGTGAGTATAATAAGGCCTTCCACCTCCACTCTGTCTATACAGGTGTGGGAAAATTGAAAAAGGAACATGTCACCATATGATCACATTGGATTGGATATAGCTTCTAGATCCTTCTGTGACTTCTATCTAATAATATGCATTCTAATTTGTTTAACAAAGTGTCAACATTAGTAAAATGGCGCACCCTCAGATAAATGTGCCGCAGGATACCATATTCATTTGCCGCAACAATCAGAAACAGAATAAAAATTTTATTCAATCTAAAACCTAATGATGcttttcctttaaaaaaaaaccATGCTACCTTTATAGACCGTTTGCTGGCGCTTTTTGACGAGGGCAGTGTACAAGTTCAGTTGGTTAAACACTTCCTGCAGCCTCCTAAAAGAAGTATAATAAAGCTTCAACGACCTTTATGACATCAAGAGATTCCTCCAGAGAGTACAAGAATAAGGCCATGACGAACAGCTCAAACATCATCACCAGGCACCAGCTCTCCTCAAACATATTTATCAGTTGTTCAGCAGCAGGTGGCAGTTGAAGAAGCTTGCACAATTGGCAAACCTAACATGCCCTCCTTGGAGCAAAACATGCCACCAAGGCCAAGCTAATAATGTCCCCCAGAGAGGACAAAGGAAGCAATCAACATCAGTCTAACAACCCAATTGACACCAAATTATTTATATCAAGAAGCACCCTGGCTCTACATTCAGAGCCAGCCTGTCAAATTACAAGATAACATGTGATGGCTCTCAATCAGACTGATGCTCAAAGGGAGGTGGAATATACACAGATAATTTAATCATGATGTTGATAATTTATAACCAAATGACAATAGTATGAAGCAACTGTTCTGCACTCAACACCTACCAAAAAAATTTTCTTTCTTACAGATTGAATAAAGAAATGTAGCTGTACAAGCAAGCACCTAGCTGTCCACAACCCCACTTGATTCTTCTGCCTCAGGGATCATCATGCAGCTTATAATCCGAGCCTCGCGGCCATGAGAGGGGGAGTgatatgattcttttttttatgcATTTATTGGGAAAGAATTGCGAAACGATCGCGATGGAGGCTCAACGTCACTGGATTGTACAAGGACTG containing:
- the LOC101762130 gene encoding agamous-like MADS-box protein AGL65 produces the protein MGRVKLKIKKLENSSGRQVTYSKRRSGILKKAKELSILCDIHLLLLMFSPSEKPTICIGEKSSIEEVIAKYAQLTPQERAKRKLESLEALKKTFKKLDHDVNIQDFLGSGGQTVEELSSHLGSLQCQMAEVQKRVSYWCDPEKVENIDHIRGMEQSLKDSLNRIRIHKENFAKQHLIGLQCAAAQFQTDMQLPLGLTGDPGPSSWFPNAGADGQQTMMLPDDSSLLHQRDIGCSTSTSLQSYPGYFSMSKQSTDTGGGSEHGQPAVHQQPPDFGQAECLTSLQLGAPFQYTPFDTSLFNERMFRPDAMELHDGSAGIDFGGGHFDMSRSGDEASFQNWASAACGASVFDHHQQQQHHQQQQPSSAQQQL